TCCCAGCCAAGGGTAGCAGTTACTTTAGTTACGTTTTTGTCGAAGTAGTTGCACACGTCAACAGCAGCTTTATCCAGAGCAGACAATGCTTTCAGCAAAGGCGCTTTGTAATCCAGTGATTCACCGGTATAAGCTACGAAGATAGTTGGGATGCAAAGTGTTTTACCTGCGCCCTGATCAATGATGAAAGCAGGGGAGGAAGGATCCCATGCAGTATAACCGCGTGCTTCGAATGTAGCACGGATACCACCGTTAGGGAAGCTGGATGCGTCAGGCTCTTGTTGAACCAGTGCATCGCCATCGAAAGTTTCGATGCTGGAACCGTCTCCTTTGATAGTGAAGAAGGAGTCATGTTTTTCAGCAGTTGTACCTGTGAGGGGTTGGAACCAGTGGGTATAGTGGGTAACGCCCTTTTTCATTGCCCAGGATTTGAGACCTGAAGCAATCTGATCGGCCATCTTACGCTCGATCTTATTACCACCTTTAATTGAGTTCATCAGGCTCTTATAAGCCTCGTCACTCAGGTGTTCCCGCATTACTTTACCAGTAAAAACATTTGTGCCGAACACGTCTGTGATCTTACCATTCAGTTCGGGACTTACTTTGAAATCTACGCCGGTCAGATTCTCCAGCGCTTGAAAGCGTAACGATTGCATGATGTCAGAATTATTTTACCACAAAAGAACGGCAGAATCGTCGAAATTACAAGTTGTTTCTGCTCTATCGAACAAAAAATTGCATTTGTCCCTAAAAAAGCATATATTTTTAAAATTTGAACAAATATTTGAAGGTCGGGTATCCTAAAACTGATACATTAAAAATAATGTTATGTGTATATAGGTATATCAATACTCCTTCTTGTCAATTGCAGGAAAACTATGTAGTTTTGCATCTTCTTTTCTAAATCTACATCAATTCATGCAAACCACAGTAGAAACTGCCGAGCAGTTAGGACTCACCGCTGACGAATTTGAACGTATTAAATCCATCCTGGGCCGCACACCGAATTTTACAGAACTCAGCATGTACTCCGTAATGTGGAGTGAACACTGTAGCTATAAAAATTCTATTGTATGGCTGAAAAGCCTCCCCAGGGAAGGTGGCCGCCTGCTGGTAAAAGCCGGTGAAGAAAATGCCGGCCTGGTAGACATTGGAGATGGCTGGGCTTGCGTATTTAAAATAGAATCCCATAACCACCCCTCTGCACTGGAACCATTCCAGGGAGCTGCAACCGGGGTAGGTGGTATCCACCGCGATATATTTACCATGGGCGCCCGCCCGATCGCTGCGTTGAACTCGCTGCGTTTTGGTAATATCAATGATAAGAAAACACAACATTTACTGAAAGGTGTGGTAGACGGCATTGGCCATTATGGCAACTGCTTTGGCGTACCTACAGTAGGTGGCGAAGTATATTTTGAAGACTGCTACGGTACCAACCCCCTCGTGAATGCCATGAGCGTGGGTGTACTGAAAGTAGGTACCATGGTATCCGCCACTTCTCACGGAGCGGGTAACCCTGTATTTATTGTAGGTTCCGCTACCGGTAAAGATGGTATCGGCGGTGCTTCCTTTGCTTCCGCAGATATCACGGAAGAAAGTGCCAAAGACCTTCCTGCCGTACAGGTTGGAGACCCCTTCCAGGAAAAGAAACTGCTGGAAGCCTGCCTGGAAGTAGTGAAAACCAATGCATTGGTAGGTATGCAGGATATGGGCGCAGCCGGTATCACCTGCTCTACTGCAGAAATGAGCGCAAAAGGCGAACATGGTATGATCATCCACCTGGATAAAGTACCTACCCGCCAGGAAAATATGAAAGGATGGGAAATGCTGCTTTCTGAAAGCCAGGAGCGCATGCTCATTGTTGTACATAAAGGCCGTGAAAAAGAAGTACTGGACATCTTCGATAAATGGGACCTCCACTGCGTACAGATCGGTGAAGTAACCAAGGACCCTATGCTGCGTTTCTATATGAATGGTGTACTGGAAGCAGAAGTACCTGCAGAAAGTATGGTACTGGGTGGCGGTGCTCCCCAATACCACCGCGCTTATGTAGAGCCTAAGTATTTTGAAAAGATCAAAGCTTTTGATATCCAGAACATCCCGGATATCACCAACGCAAAAATAATAGCTGAAAAGATCAGCCAGTTACCTAACATCGCATCCAAACGTTGGGTATATACGCAATATGACAGCATGGTAGGTACGGCCAATGCCAGCACCAATGCCCCCAGTGATGCTTCTATTGTACTCGTAAAAGGTACACCTAAAGCACTGGCGGTAACTACTGACTGTAACAGCCGCTATGTATATGCAGATCCGCACAAAGGTGGTCAGATTGCAGTGGCAGAAGCTGCCCGTAACATTGTTTGCAGTGGCGGTGAACCTGTAGCCATCACCAACTGTCTCAACTTTGGTAATCCTTACGATCCGGAAGTATACTATCAGTTCGTACACGCACTGAAAGGAATGGGTGAAGCCTGCCGTAAGTTCAATACCCCTGTTACAGGTGGTAACGTGAGCTTCTACAACCAGTCTCCCGATGGCCCTGTTTACCCGACCCCTACTATAGGTATGCTGGGTGTACTGGATTCCATGGAGCAACGGATGACGCTGGATTTCAAAGAAGCCGGCGACCTGGTTTACCTGGTAGGCCGCAGCTATAATGATATCAGCAGCTCTGAATACCTGCACAAGCTGATAGGTGTTGAACATAGCCCTGCTCCGCATTTTAACCTGGAAGAAGAATTTAAACTGCAACAGGCCATCACTAAACTGATCGGGGCGGGATTGATCCAATCTGCCCACGATGTAAGTGAAGGCGGCCTCTTTACCACATTGCTGGAAAGCGGTATGGCAAGAGGGCTGGGCTTTGATGTGGTGACCAATAAAAAATACCGTAAAGATGCTTACCTCTTTGGTGAATCACAAAGCCGTGTGGTAGTGAGTGTGAGCCCTGCGGATAAAGAGAAGTTTGAAGCCCTGCTGCATGGCCTGGTAGATGCTTCTGATCAATCCGTTCGTTATGAGAAGATAGGTACGGTGAAAGGAGAAGGGATTGTAGTAGACGGAGAAGATTGGGGCAAGGTAGCTGATTGGAAAGTGAAGTACGATGTAGCCTTGGAAAATCACCTGTAAGAAATAAAAAAAGGAAAAGCTGGTTCGTTAACGGACCAGCTTTTTTATGTCCGTTTGCACGCAAAAACAAAGCTCGTTAACAAAATAAACCGGAAGTTTAACAGCGCGTTAACAAAATACCACGTTAGTGTTATTGATATACCGTAGAAGTACGTTATTTTTGGTTAAACGCTGGATAGCAGCTAGTTTTGTTCGAGAAAAGCGCATAGAGCCGTGCTTTCAAAAAATCCCCTTAAGACATTAAAGTTCTAAAATTATCATAAAATATATTTATGGGTTACTTCATAGTTATCCATATTCTATGATGACCAAACTTTTTTTATTACCATGTCCTCATGAACGATCGATTCTTATGATCATGTATTACACCTAGTGAAAGAACGATTTGTTTGCCAGGGCTGACTAACCATCAGCCCTCTTTTTTTGCCCTTTTGTTAATAGTTTGAAATAGAAAAGGGCATCCTTGCGAATGCCCTTAACATATCAGTAAAATACGTACTTATACCATTGGAATTTCTGCTACTGCATACACCTTCTGGTCCAGCTTAGCCTTTGTTTCAGTGAAAGCCTTCAGCGTTAGTTCAATATCTTCATCAGAGTGTGCCGCAGTGGGGATCAGGCGGTAAATGATCTGGCCTTTCGGGATCACCGGGTACACTACAATAGAACAGAAAATGTTATAATTCTCACGCAGGTCCAGGCACATAGCGGTTGCCTCAGGAATATCTCCCTGCAGGTAGATAGGCGTTACAGGAGAATTGGTTTTTCCGATATTGAAACCTCTTTCACGCAGGCCCTGTTGCAGTTTATTTACATTGCTCCACAGTTTATCTTTCAGTTCCGGTTGCTGACGCATCATTTGAACGCGTTTCAGGTGCCCGATCACGAGTGGTAAAGGAATGGATTTAGCAAAGATCTGCGAGCGGCTGTTGTAACGGATGTAGTTGATGATCGCTTTGTCGCCGCTCATAAAAGCACCGATAGAAGCACCAGACTTGGCGAAAGTGTTGAACAGCAGGTCTATCTGATCCTGTACATTCTGTTCTTCACCAGTACCTGCACCGGTTTTACCCATTGTACCAAAACCATGGGCATCGTCCACCATTAAACGGAATTCATACGTTTCTTTCAAAGCAACGATCTCTTTCAGTTTACCCTGGTCGCCGGCCATACCGAACACACCTTCCGTGATCACGAGGATACCACCACCGGTGGTTTTGCACATTTCCACCGCACGTTTCAGTTGTTTTTCGCAATCTTCAATGTCATTGTGTTTGAATACATAACGATGTCCCTGGTGTAAACGCAGACCATCCACAATGGAAGCGTGGCATTCTGCATCATACACAATCACATCACGGCGGTTACAGATGGCATCGATAGCGCTCATGATACCCTGGTAGCCATAGTTGAGCAGGGTAGTATCTTCTTTACCCATGTAATCGCTCAGTTCTTTCTCCAGTTGCTCATGATAATTAGTGTTTCCACTCATCATCCGCGCACCCATGGGGGCCGCCAATCCAAAATCAGCTGCAGCTTTTGCGTCAGTGGCACGAACTTCCGGGTGGTTAGCCAATCCCAGGTAGTTGTTCAGGCTCCATACAATCTTTTCCTTGCCCCGGAATTTCATGCGGGGTCCTATTTCGCCTTCCAGTTTGGGAAAAGCAAAATAACCGTGGGCTCTCTCAGAGTGCTCTCCGATAGGCCCCATGTGCTTCAGTTTCTCGAATATATCCATGACGATTATTAAAAAGTGTTTAAAATTTGCCTACAAAGGTATTAAAATTATATTTTTTGTAAACTTAGGTTACTTTTGCCAATCAATTTTTTCCACGTCTGAACGGAGAGTAAATTAGCAACAATCAATGATTTATATGAGCCGTAAATTTTTTTTAACTGTCGCATTACTATTGACGGCATCCGTGACATTTGGCCAAAAAGCCACATCGCCTACGCACGGATTCCCGCCGAACTATGGCAAAAAAACAGCCAAAGAAGTGGCCCGCCCTAAATTAGTGGTGGGTATGGTAGTAGACCAGATGCGCTGGGACTTCCTGTACCGTTATTATGACCGTTATTCCAATGATGGGTTCAAACGTTTGTTGAATGAGGGTTTCTCCTGTGAAAACACCCTTATTCCCTACACACCAACCATCACTGCATGTGGCCATACCTGTGCTTATACCGGATCTGTACCTGCCATTCATGGCATTATCGGAAATAACTGGAACGACAGGACTTCCAACACCAGTATGTACTGCACGGAAGATACGACAGTTAACGCAATCGGCGGCAGTAATGCAGCCGGAAGAATGAGCCCGAAGAACATGCTCACCAATACCATTACAGATGAACTCCGCCTGGCGCAGAACTTCCGTAATAAAACAATAGGTATCGCTATTAAGGACCGCGGAGCTATATTACCCGCAGGGCACAGTGCAAACGCAGCCTATTGGTATGATGGCGTTACCGGTAATTTTATGACCAGCTCTTATTACATGAACGCACTGCCTGCCTGGGTAGATGCCTTCAATAATGAGAAACTGCCTGCAAAATACCTGGCACAACCCTGGAACACTTTGTACCCGGTAGATACTTACGTACAAAGTACGGCTGACGAAAAGCCTTATGAAGCCCGTTTCAAAGGTCAGAACAATACTTCTTTCCCGCACGCACTGGCAGGCCAGATGGGTAACAGCTTTGGCATATTATCTTCCACACCGTTTGGTAACACTTTCACACTGGAGTTTGCCAAGAAAGCACTTGACAACGAAAAGCTGGGCCATGGCAACACCACGGATTTCCTGGCAGTGAGCCTTTCTTCTCCTGACTACGTTGGTCACCAGCACGGACCAAACTCGGTGGAAACAGAAGATACTTACCTGCGTTTGGATAAAGACCTCGCAGAGTTCTTCAAATACCTGGATAAGAAAGTAGGAAAAGGCCAATGGCTGTTTTTTATCACGGCAGACCACGGTGTGGCACATGTACCCGGTTTCCTGGAAGAGAATAAACTGCCTAATGGTTTGTGGGACGATGCTACGATGTTAAAAGCAATGAATACCGCCATAGACATTGAATTCGGATATAAAAAAGCGGTTATTGCCACTTACAACTACCAGTTCACGCTGGATAATGAAGGGTTAACCAAAGCTGGTAAACTGGAAGCAGTAAAGAGCTGGATCCTGGCAAATGCTATTAAGTATCCCGGTGTTTCCAATGCTTTCGACCTGCATAAACTCGGTACCACCGCTTTGCCTGAGCCACTGAAAACTATGGTGGTGAATGGTTACAATGTACAAAGAAGTGGAGACATCATGATCACACTGCTCCCCGGCTGGCTGGATGGTATCAAAACCGGAACCACCCACGGTCTATGGAACCCTTACGATGCACATATTCCATTAGTATTTATGGGATGGGGTATTCGTAACGGTAAAACCAACAGAACAACTGCGATGACAGATATTGCGCCAACCCTGGCAGCACTCCTGCGCATCCAGATGCCAAATGGTAATGTAGGAAAAGTGATAGAAGAAGTAACACAATAGGTGTATAAAATAACAGGAAAGAGAGCCTCTGTTGGAACGTAAATTCCCACAGAGGCTTTTAATTTACAATATGTTATACATGCACTTTAATCGTTAAAAATAATTCCCTTACATTTGGATCATGCAGGGTATCACCTATCATATCAGCAACAGGATCGCTACTATTACACTGAATCGCCCGGACAAACGGAATGCATTGAATGGGGAAGTAGTGCGGGAATTAAGGGCTGCTTTTGCAGAGGCAGAAGCAGATGAAAATGTGAAGGTGGTGATACTGGCAGGCAATGGAAAAGCGTTC
This DNA window, taken from Chitinophaga niabensis, encodes the following:
- the pafA gene encoding alkaline phosphatase PafA, with the protein product MSRKFFLTVALLLTASVTFGQKATSPTHGFPPNYGKKTAKEVARPKLVVGMVVDQMRWDFLYRYYDRYSNDGFKRLLNEGFSCENTLIPYTPTITACGHTCAYTGSVPAIHGIIGNNWNDRTSNTSMYCTEDTTVNAIGGSNAAGRMSPKNMLTNTITDELRLAQNFRNKTIGIAIKDRGAILPAGHSANAAYWYDGVTGNFMTSSYYMNALPAWVDAFNNEKLPAKYLAQPWNTLYPVDTYVQSTADEKPYEARFKGQNNTSFPHALAGQMGNSFGILSSTPFGNTFTLEFAKKALDNEKLGHGNTTDFLAVSLSSPDYVGHQHGPNSVETEDTYLRLDKDLAEFFKYLDKKVGKGQWLFFITADHGVAHVPGFLEENKLPNGLWDDATMLKAMNTAIDIEFGYKKAVIATYNYQFTLDNEGLTKAGKLEAVKSWILANAIKYPGVSNAFDLHKLGTTALPEPLKTMVVNGYNVQRSGDIMITLLPGWLDGIKTGTTHGLWNPYDAHIPLVFMGWGIRNGKTNRTTAMTDIAPTLAALLRIQMPNGNVGKVIEEVTQ
- a CDS encoding aminotransferase class I/II-fold pyridoxal phosphate-dependent enzyme, giving the protein MDIFEKLKHMGPIGEHSERAHGYFAFPKLEGEIGPRMKFRGKEKIVWSLNNYLGLANHPEVRATDAKAAADFGLAAPMGARMMSGNTNYHEQLEKELSDYMGKEDTTLLNYGYQGIMSAIDAICNRRDVIVYDAECHASIVDGLRLHQGHRYVFKHNDIEDCEKQLKRAVEMCKTTGGGILVITEGVFGMAGDQGKLKEIVALKETYEFRLMVDDAHGFGTMGKTGAGTGEEQNVQDQIDLLFNTFAKSGASIGAFMSGDKAIINYIRYNSRSQIFAKSIPLPLVIGHLKRVQMMRQQPELKDKLWSNVNKLQQGLRERGFNIGKTNSPVTPIYLQGDIPEATAMCLDLRENYNIFCSIVVYPVIPKGQIIYRLIPTAAHSDEDIELTLKAFTETKAKLDQKVYAVAEIPMV
- the purL gene encoding phosphoribosylformylglycinamidine synthase subunit PurL; protein product: MQTTVETAEQLGLTADEFERIKSILGRTPNFTELSMYSVMWSEHCSYKNSIVWLKSLPREGGRLLVKAGEENAGLVDIGDGWACVFKIESHNHPSALEPFQGAATGVGGIHRDIFTMGARPIAALNSLRFGNINDKKTQHLLKGVVDGIGHYGNCFGVPTVGGEVYFEDCYGTNPLVNAMSVGVLKVGTMVSATSHGAGNPVFIVGSATGKDGIGGASFASADITEESAKDLPAVQVGDPFQEKKLLEACLEVVKTNALVGMQDMGAAGITCSTAEMSAKGEHGMIIHLDKVPTRQENMKGWEMLLSESQERMLIVVHKGREKEVLDIFDKWDLHCVQIGEVTKDPMLRFYMNGVLEAEVPAESMVLGGGAPQYHRAYVEPKYFEKIKAFDIQNIPDITNAKIIAEKISQLPNIASKRWVYTQYDSMVGTANASTNAPSDASIVLVKGTPKALAVTTDCNSRYVYADPHKGGQIAVAEAARNIVCSGGEPVAITNCLNFGNPYDPEVYYQFVHALKGMGEACRKFNTPVTGGNVSFYNQSPDGPVYPTPTIGMLGVLDSMEQRMTLDFKEAGDLVYLVGRSYNDISSSEYLHKLIGVEHSPAPHFNLEEEFKLQQAITKLIGAGLIQSAHDVSEGGLFTTLLESGMARGLGFDVVTNKKYRKDAYLFGESQSRVVVSVSPADKEKFEALLHGLVDASDQSVRYEKIGTVKGEGIVVDGEDWGKVADWKVKYDVALENHL